The following nucleotide sequence is from Methanofollis sp..
TCAAGACCCAGGCGACCGTCTCTGAACTGATGTCCTCCATCAGGAATATCGAGGACGAGATCGCCCGCCAGCGCTACACCTACAACAACATCGCCCAGCAGCTCAACACGATGACCGAGACGATCCCCTCAAACATCGTCGCCTCCCTCATCCACATGAAGAAACTCGAGTACCTGGAGTTCGAGGAAGAGATCGAGAAGGCGCCGAAGATCGAGTTCTGAGGTGACAGAGGTTGAGTGAAAACAGGCAGATCGCTGCCCTCGTCCTCATCACCCTTTTTATCGGTCTTCTCGCCGCCGGTGCCACAGTCGTCCTGCCCTCTCTCCTCGAAGGCGACCTCGTCGTCGACGACTACCAGGCGACCCTCTTCGAGAATGGTACCCTGATAGAGAGATACACCTATGAGGTGAAGGCAGACGGAGAGTACAGGATGCTCTTCCGTTACTTCGACGATCCCCTCCTCTTCTCTGACGGGTCGATGCCGCATATCAAGTATGTCGGCATGGACGTGCCCGCAGGGGCCATCGGCTACGCAAAGGACGAATCCGGCGGGATCACCGCCTCGCCGGGCGCATCCGAGTCCGAGAAGGAGTTCATCAGGGAGAAGGCCTACCCGAACGAGGTCGGCATCTATAACCCCGGCTACTTCGACGCCGGGACGTACACCGTCGAGTACACCTTCCAGGTCAGGCCGCCGGTCGAGTACGACAGCACCGCCACCCACCTGAACATCAAACTCGTGAGAGAGCACATCCCGTACCGCCACCTCTCCATCACCCTCCCTGATTGGGAGGGGATCGAGGCCGTGTACGCCTATCCCCCCGGCCTTGTCGTGGAGCAGAACGGCGGCACCGTGACAATCACCGGAGCGGCCGCGGGGAACGACCCCGTCGCGGTGGAACTCCTCCTGCCTGCCGGCGCGAAGGATCGGATCGACGGGTTCCCGCGGCAGATGGACGATGTCAGGGGACAGACCGAGTCAGGCGCGTTCTGGTACAACCTCCCGTACCAGGCGGCGTCAGGGCTGCACACCCTTGCCGTCCTGCTGGTCCTCGCACTCCCCCTCATCCTCTTCTGGCTGTACCGCCGGTACGGGCAGGAGAACGGCTACACTGTCCCCGAATACCTCAGTGTCACGCCGAACACCTCCCTCAAGCCCTGGCAGGTAAACCTCCTCTTCAAGGGCGACGTGAACGAGTTCGACGAGAACGGTTTCTATGCGACCGTGCTCGACCTCCACAGGAAGGGCGCGGTGACGGTCAAGGAGAAGACAGACGGGAAGGGCGTGCTGATCACCGTCAACAGGACAAGTTCGGACGACAGGTACGAGCAGAGAGTCCTCACCTATCTCTCCAACCTCACGAAAGGCGGAACCTTCGACACCGCTACCCTCGAAGCCCTCTCGTCCAGGGCCGCACACGACAGGACGGCGGAGACGACGCTCACCCAGTTCCAGAGCAGCCTGAAGGCCCTCCAGAGCAGCGTGGACACCTCACTCTCCGGGAAATATGCGGTGGACGGCCGGGGCTTTGTCGCACCTCTCCTCTTCCCCGGCCTTCTCGTCCTCGGCCTTGGGATCCTGGTCATCGTCCTCGCCCCGGCGACGGAGTACATCGCCATCCCCGCGATCCTCCTCGCGGTGGCGGCCGTCGTCCAGGTGATCATCGCCCTCGTCTTCCCCTCCACCCTCTTCGGGCACTGGAAGGACGATCACTACAAGGAGAAACTGGAGTGGGACGCCTTCGCCCATTTCCTCTCCGACCTTGCGCAGATCAGGAAGTACACCCCTGAAGACGTCTCGATGTGGGGCGAGTGGCTGGTCTACGGCACCGCCCTCGGCGTCGGCGACAAGGTCGAGGAGGCGATGAAGGGC
It contains:
- a CDS encoding LemA family protein, with product KTQATVSELMSSIRNIEDEIARQRYTYNNIAQQLNTMTETIPSNIVASLIHMKKLEYLEFEEEIEKAPKIEF
- a CDS encoding DUF2207 domain-containing protein — translated: MSENRQIAALVLITLFIGLLAAGATVVLPSLLEGDLVVDDYQATLFENGTLIERYTYEVKADGEYRMLFRYFDDPLLFSDGSMPHIKYVGMDVPAGAIGYAKDESGGITASPGASESEKEFIREKAYPNEVGIYNPGYFDAGTYTVEYTFQVRPPVEYDSTATHLNIKLVREHIPYRHLSITLPDWEGIEAVYAYPPGLVVEQNGGTVTITGAAAGNDPVAVELLLPAGAKDRIDGFPRQMDDVRGQTESGAFWYNLPYQAASGLHTLAVLLVLALPLILFWLYRRYGQENGYTVPEYLSVTPNTSLKPWQVNLLFKGDVNEFDENGFYATVLDLHRKGAVTVKEKTDGKGVLITVNRTSSDDRYEQRVLTYLSNLTKGGTFDTATLEALSSRAAHDRTAETTLTQFQSSLKALQSSVDTSLSGKYAVDGRGFVAPLLFPGLLVLGLGILVIVLAPATEYIAIPAILLAVAAVVQVIIALVFPSTLFGHWKDDHYKEKLEWDAFAHFLSDLAQIRKYTPEDVSMWGEWLVYGTALGVGDKVEEAMKGLNISFEEAGMPLYSNMHLAFIPIVAFSPPSSGGGGGGFGGGGGFGGGGGFGGGGVGGR